One window of the Thermoanaerobaculia bacterium genome contains the following:
- a CDS encoding type II toxin-antitoxin system VapC family toxin: MKVFVDSNVPMYVAGRDHPLREPALRFLARVRTGEVEAYTSTEVLQEILYRYFGLRRADLAHEVYELFVQLCPVVLPVTLADTDRARALLRTVEGLSVRDAVHAGVALNHDIPRIASFDRGFERVAGLERLPLESGA, translated from the coding sequence ATGAAGGTCTTCGTCGATTCGAACGTGCCGATGTACGTGGCAGGGAGGGATCACCCGCTGCGCGAGCCGGCGCTGCGATTCCTCGCGCGGGTGCGCACCGGCGAGGTCGAGGCGTATACGTCGACCGAGGTGCTCCAGGAGATTCTCTACCGCTACTTCGGCCTCCGGCGCGCCGACCTCGCGCACGAGGTCTACGAGCTCTTCGTGCAGCTCTGCCCGGTCGTCCTGCCGGTGACGCTGGCGGATACGGATCGGGCACGCGCGCTGCTGCGCACGGTCGAGGGCCTCTCGGTGCGCGACGCTGTCCATGCCGGCGTGGCGCTCAACCACGACATCCCGCGCATCGCCTCGTTCGACCGCGGCTTCGAGCGCGTCGCCGGTCTCGAGCGCCTGCCGCTGGAGAGCGGCGCGTGA
- a CDS encoding ribbon-helix-helix protein, CopG family has translation MSHRLQVLIPESLEARLAKAAARRRLSKGEWVRRAIEQALTEGPREPDPLERLAALGGPTADIDQMLAEIETGRG, from the coding sequence ATGAGTCATCGATTGCAGGTTCTCATTCCAGAGAGTCTCGAAGCGCGGCTGGCCAAGGCGGCGGCGCGAAGGCGGCTCTCCAAGGGCGAATGGGTCCGGCGTGCCATTGAGCAGGCGTTGACCGAAGGGCCTCGCGAGCCCGATCCGCTGGAGCGCCTCGCCGCGCTCGGTGGTCCGACTGCGGACATCGATCAGATGCTGGCGGAGATCGAAACGGGCCGCGGATGA